The DNA segment TCGCCCGCAGTTGCAGACAGACCCACCACCGCGAGCGACTGCTCGGCCTGCGAGACCACCATTTCCCAGCGCTTGAGCTCGGCTTCCTCGCTGGAAGAAAGCCGGTACTCACTCAGCTCATCGGGTCGTAGGGGGTCAATATGCACAACCCCCGCCTTTTGCAGCTCGCTCAATAGCTCCCGGGCCAGCCGCTTGGGGCCGGCCACGATCAGTTTTTCCATCGGAGCAATCAAGGCAATACCTCCCCCAGCACTGCCTGAACCGCTCCAGCCACCTTGGTTGTTGCTGCTTCGCTGATGGCCCTGGCCTCGGCCTCGGCCTTGGCCTTGGCTTCACTTTCAATTCGAGCCACTGCCTCGGCGGTGCGGGCTCGATACTGCGTTTCCAAGTCCCGCGCAGCCTGCTCTGCTTCGGCCAAAATCTGAGAAGCCTTGGCCTCGGCCTCCCGGATCTTGGCCTGGGCAGCCTGTTTGGCGTCTTCAAGCTGCCTTGCCAGGGCTTGCTCACGCTCCGCTAGGCTCTTAATTAGTCCTGATCCAGCCACGTCCCCTCCTTTCCTTTCCGCTTGTGAGGCTCTTGCACATCGAGAAAGCGAGCAAGTGAAAACTTGCTCAAAGACGAACCCCAAGAATCATAGCGATTTCTCAGGACTCGTGTCAACGCGCAATAGCATACAATAAACGTTCAGGGCCGCTTTTAGCTGGCAACCACACATTTAGGGCCTTCCCCAAAGTATCGGCAGGTTGTCATAACCCAACACCCTGGAATGATTTCATTTTTGATTGGGGTGAGCACCCGAAGTTGAGCCCGGTCGGCGGGGTGTTAGACTCACAGGGTGAAGGTTCGTGTCTCCCCCAGGGGTGCGGCCCGGTTGCTAGCCCGACATCCCTGGGTTTACAAGAGCGATGTAGTAGAGGGGCCAGAGCGGCCTGGCTTATACCCAGTTCAATCTAACAAAGGGGTACTGGGGCTGGCCCTGTACAACCCCGCCTCCGAGATAACGGTGCGGGTATTTAGCTTTGGCGATGCCGGCCCTCCCCAGGAGGTGCTGCTCGAGAACCTCCGCAAAGCGCTGGAGCGACGCAAACCCGCCATTGCCCAGGAACCCGGCGGGGCGTATCGGCTCGTGCATGCCGAGGGCGACCTGCTACCCGCCCTGATACTCGACTACTACGCCGGACACGGGGTCTTGCAGGTGGGGTCGGCTGCCCTCGAGCCGCTCACCGAAGCCCTGGTAGAGGTTATTCAGGCCGAGATTCCTCTGCAAAGCCTGCTGGCCAAAAACGACCAGAAGTCCCGCAGCCTGGAGGGGCTGCCCCTGCACGTCAAGCCTCTGCGGGGCCAGGTACCCGATGCCGTGATGGTGCGGGAGGGTTCTGTGCAGTACCGCGTAGACCTCCAGGAAGGCCAGAAGACCGGGGCCTTCATAGACCAGCGCGACAACCGCATCCGCCTCCAAACCTTCAGAGGCCAAACCGCCCTGGACGTGTTCAGCTACCACGGTTCGTTTGCCCTGCACCTGGCCCAGGGTTTTGAACGGGTCATTGCGGTAGATAGCTCGGCTGCTGCCCTGCAAAGGGCCCTTCAGAACGCCCAGGCCAACGGCTTTACCAACATCATCCCCCAGGAGGCCAACGCTTTTGAGTTCTTGCGGGAGGCAGAAAAACGCGGCAGTCGGTATGACCTGATTGTGCTGGATCCGCCAGCCTTTGCCAAGGGCAAACGTGATGTGGAGCGGGCCTACGCAGCTTACAAAGAGATCAATCTGCGGGCCATGAAGCTCCTGCTCGGCGGCGGCATCCTGGCCACCGCCTCGTGCAGCCACCACCTGAGCGAACCGCTCTTCTACCAGATGCTCGCCGAGGCCGCCGCCGATGCCCACCGCACCGTGCGGGTTCTGGAAAAGCGCGGCCAGGGCTGGGATCATCCGGTGCTGCTCAATGTGCCGGAAACGCACTATCTGAAGTTTGCTCTGCTGGAGGTTATGTAAAAACTCGTCGCATGTCGCAGGTCTCACATCCCAAGTCAGAGCGGTTCCCTCGAATAGTCGGTACGGCGGTTTTGGCCGTACTGACGCACCATGTTCGTCGTATTGGTGGGAAACGCGACCAGAATCTGAATGACCAGCAGGAGGCCAAAAAATAGACGAGGTGGCGCTTGGCCACCCCGCCTTTTGTCGGATTGCTAAAAGTTTTACCGGGCGCGGTTCAGGTTCAGGCGGATTTGCAGTACCCGTCCCGGCTCGGCTCGCACGTCGCGAACTTCGGCCCGGAAACCAGGGGCCAGGGCTACCAGTTGCACGTTGCCCGGTTCTACATCCTCGAGCCGCAGGAAACCGCCCCGGGTCTGGCCTACCTCGCGCCCATCCAGGAAGATGCGGGCTTCCACGTTGGTGAAGACCTCGAGGGCACCCCGCAGGGCTTGCAGGTTCACGTTCACCGGCACGGTCTGGCCGTTGCCCACCACCACCGAGGTACGGAACCCCTGGTAGCCCCCCAGGCGCAGTTCAATATCGTAGCGGCCCGGCTGCACGGTCAGGTTGAGGGGGGTGTTGCCCACCACCCGGCCATTCACCAGCACCTGCGCCCCTTGGGGGTTGGAGTTGATTTGTAGCAGGCCATTCTGTACCACCGGCGTCAGATCAGCATTGATGACCGTGGTCTCGCCAGGCCGAATCTGCGCTGAGGTGCGGAAGACCTGGTAGC comes from the Meiothermus sp. CFH 77666 genome and includes:
- a CDS encoding V-type ATPase subunit subunit G family protein — protein: MAGSGLIKSLAEREQALARQLEDAKQAAQAKIREAEAKASQILAEAEQAARDLETQYRARTAEAVARIESEAKAKAEAEARAISEAATTKVAGAVQAVLGEVLP
- a CDS encoding class I SAM-dependent rRNA methyltransferase, which translates into the protein MKVRVSPRGAARLLARHPWVYKSDVVEGPERPGLYPVQSNKGVLGLALYNPASEITVRVFSFGDAGPPQEVLLENLRKALERRKPAIAQEPGGAYRLVHAEGDLLPALILDYYAGHGVLQVGSAALEPLTEALVEVIQAEIPLQSLLAKNDQKSRSLEGLPLHVKPLRGQVPDAVMVREGSVQYRVDLQEGQKTGAFIDQRDNRIRLQTFRGQTALDVFSYHGSFALHLAQGFERVIAVDSSAAALQRALQNAQANGFTNIIPQEANAFEFLREAEKRGSRYDLIVLDPPAFAKGKRDVERAYAAYKEINLRAMKLLLGGGILATASCSHHLSEPLFYQMLAEAAADAHRTVRVLEKRGQGWDHPVLLNVPETHYLKFALLEVM